From a single Nicotiana tomentosiformis chromosome 2, ASM39032v3, whole genome shotgun sequence genomic region:
- the LOC138906048 gene encoding uncharacterized protein gives MKWLELLKDYDITILYHPGKPNVVADSLSIKAESMGSLEYILDGERPLVLDVRALANQFLRLDVSNSSRVLACVISRSSLYERIKELQYDDPHFLVLKDTVHHDDANEASIRDDGMLRM, from the coding sequence ATGAAGTGGTtagagttgttaaaagactatgatatcaccattctgtatcatcccgggaagcctaatgtggtggccgattccttgagtattaaggctgagagtatgggtagccttgaatATATTCTAGATGGAGAGAGACCATTAGTATTGGATGTTcgggctttggccaatcagtttttGAGGCTGGATGTTTCGAACTCTAGccgagttcttgcttgtgtgatttctcgatcttctttgtatgagcgcatcaaggagcttcagtatgatgacccccattttcttgtccttaaggacacggtgcatcaCGATGATGCCAATGAGGcttctattagagatgatgggatGCTAAGGATGTAG